A region of the Aethina tumida isolate Nest 87 chromosome 3, icAetTumi1.1, whole genome shotgun sequence genome:
tgtcGACGTTTCATTAAATCCATAAATACTTATATGAGAATTCTAGTCAACCCTGTTAAAGAATACTATTTAGAGATTTTAatgtgtgaaaaatatttgtaccaaTAACATAATTGTCGATGTAAATACACAGTACCGTTTCCCCTACATCCGTAAATGTCCCTTACAGCCAAACAGGAAAAACGCCTTACCAGAATTACAATTGCAAACGCACACAACGAATTCAAATGGCTGATTAACGTGTCATTAAAATCGAAGCACCATTTAAATGGGTACGTGTGATTTGGCGTACAAACACCcctttaattatttctgaattAAGCCGTAGGTCAGAATCGATATTGCCATGTGCGGAAACTATCGTACGCCACTGTTAAGGCAATGAGCCGGAAAATGGGTTAAGCTTTTAATtcctacaattaaattttgtaaatggaCGGCGTGGATTGAGTTAAGCGAGGCTGCGTTGTCGGTTCTCGACCCgactattttttctttattgttcTTTTTGCGTTCATTTATAGAAACATTATTTTGGAAAAGTGCTCAACTTCGTTCAAGGTTCGAACCATGTTGGACGTCGACCTAAATTTGAGTGGTCGACGCTGACCCAAATATCTTGGCAAATTGGAGTAATATTCGGTTTTAGTTTGCACAACCGTTTTTGACTGCGTTCGCCAATCGATAAGGCATGagaacaacaattaaaatcgtTTTCGTACTAAACCTCCATTTAACAATTgactatgtaaataatatatgacaATTGATCGGTTGTACCATTAGACGAACATGTGTCGAACTGAATTGACGTCGATgaacattcaaaataatttgaagtcTCCTAAATACCACAATTTTCTTGTCACACCAACCATACCGCTGAATTGTTACagtaatacatatatttattaatgtctaTTCAGTGTCTATGGAGAAACTACATTGATATTTTTGCActcttacaaataataaatcaactactctattaagaattaattaattttaaaaatggggaaactataaatacaggtgttgttatattttaattatcttcgtTTATTCTTTAACTCGAATTCGAATCAAAGAATATTTACCAATATTGATTTAagacagtttttattaattcaatttctaaataaacgaAGTACGTGGAACaaactattttcaaaataattttcctgTATTCTCCCACACTAATAAGCAACTCTTTTATGATTGAATGAAACTTAAAAATGATGAAGCCTCAAATACAGCTGTTTACaccttcatattttatttcccttctattaatttatcctgaattagaattaataatttttcttaaaaaattatcgatgtttttatcttttattcaaTCTCttccaattttggatttgtgtttgggatcgttttcatgttgaaacgcatttattaatatccaatatatgggagtaaattgttgtttaacatGTATGtccctgtacataaatcaatCTAAGGGGGGCCTTCGCCAGAACAATGGAAGCATCCCCATAGCATAATTGAACCACCAACATGTTTCACTTTGGGTATACTAAACTTTTGGTTTTAGGTAGTTTTGTTTTGGAcgtttaacataagcagatCCACACTGATCTGTGATCCAGTGAGTGTGATCttaagcaagtcaaaattgaactttcacatttttagtggAATCCATggtttttcttgtaggtctgGGATTAAATGAACCCTCATTCTTTCAGTCCTTGAACAAATTTTAGGaagtcccatttcctccaggtcggctttaatttcagttgatggTAATATGACATTCACATCATCCagttattgattttctttcaagATTTTCAAATCCAGATAAACTTTATGGTAACTATCATTTGGATCGTTTAGCTATAAATTTATAGCTATTTCTTTTTGTTCCTCTTGGTCTTAATAACGTcgaattacaatttttcttacagtttcactttgattaatgtttaaataattataataagcaagagtcttgtaatatataattgatttaaattcatttatggaagaccataaagtaaaaagttgttatGATTTTGTATaccgttaaataaaaaagtaagcaattttttaaagaataaaattacaagaagaagaaacaataaacattatagatttttagtatccaattcaagtagagcagctcatatatttttaatatattttaacaaattgctataattatggccactacagCAGCTGTCGTTAACAACTTCAGATTCCATTTTCCTTTACTTCTTTCTTCTTGTAAATTTAACTCGAATTCGAATCAAAGAACGTTATccaataaatgattaatggacagtaataaagtatttcaaattatgtaatactccctgttttgaatataatttattattgataaaattaagaaattatatgcAAATAAATGAAGCTTACATGTATTGTTCATaagacattaaaaattgaaaagttgAAGATTCAATAAAGAACAACAACAGGTTGTTTCAAGGTTCGTCTGTCCATAAAactatatatgaaaaaaaaaaccacaTTGAGAACGATATTGCCATCAATGCTTACAATTAACCGTtaaatttacatgtttatGAGAAATGTATTTGCCTCGTGTCTTACTCAATGGCGTTTACGATAAAATGCGATAATGCAAtgcaaatgtaaaaataaaataattctggaACGTTCCTGTTATGAGATAAGCGCCTTCAATATAAACAACGTTAGTGTTGAATTTTaagtgataattaataaaaaagcaacCATGGAAAAATTGCTCATTGTCAATGAACGTCGAATTACTATTAATTCAATAAGAAAACGCGATAAAGTAGGATAATGTTTATCTAGACGATTAGAATTATGACTAATGTATGCAGAGTGCAATTTGATGATTTCGGTGTCatacatgtttaaaattagaatttccgTTGACCGCACGATTGGTTCGCCAAGTCACTGTAATATCTTTTCAGTCACCTACAAATAAACCAACCAAAACtttgtttaaagttaaattaaaattacgatagtaaacattttatttcaatatttcttagGCAATGGCAATCATTAAGTTCAAACATTCACACAGTTctttcaattgtaaatttgttttataattttttaaaatttttaacatattttattaacggaCTTATCCAACGTGGTTAAAAGGTTagatatattgtaataattcacACCGTTTTCAGACACAATTTGCGACCCACTTTATTTAGCATTAGAAACATTAGTAATGTTGCTTGAgtgcttaaatttatatgataatcatgtacattttcaataatttatgtgatttattaataaatttgtattcaaaataaataaatcttatataaattatatttaaaatatactaagagttataaaaatttaaaatatattgtgctTTACTTTGtgtttattgatttgaaaCCTGTTTTATGtgtcatataataaatatttgtattgtatgtagttaagtttatatttacaaatattttaaacaaattatagatTACCAGTAAATGCAATTATCAAGTCAATCTCGAACTTCaagtaattataatgataagaaaatatattaaattttatcgattaaattgttttaactatAGATTTAGAATTAGTTTAAAAGACAaggaatttctaaattatacttaataattataataaatgttatttttaaagaagaagTTTGATTAGATGAAGTATTAATACAACAGAAACAAATtgcagttattttaaaattgactaGGACATTAATCTGTAAGCATATTTCTACCATTGCAACAGTACATTACCATTTACATTCTATATTTAGATGGTTTTAGTAACAGAATTTTAGCAAAGGAAAGCATAAGAATGCACCAAACATTTACTTACCTGAAGTTTCTTTTTACACATACTAATTGTGTCTGTAGAATAAACAGACAATTTAACATCTGAGCAAGAATGTGATAACCTTAATTTTAACACAGTCTCAGTGCCACCATCCACAGGTTCTGAACATTCTGCAGGTGAATCCCTGCCATTGTCCTCTTTTACAATATTGATGGGATAAGACAAGCAATAAATAGGGACTTGGTAGCGCGCACCCAACTCATCATAGCACTCAGTCAAGTAACCATTAGGAACTGACACACTGGCTCCATCGAGAATGGCCTGTGCTAACTCAAAATCCATGGCCTCTGCGGCGACAGCAGCCGCACGCAACGCATCCCATATTTCCTTTCTGCCCTCGAATGCTGGGGCAGTATCCCAAAACTCATCTCGTTTGCTCCTTAATTGGCCCTCAGTCAGAGGCACGTCCGATTTCCAGCGGATCGTCTCGTGGCACAGAGGATGATTTTTACGTGTACTGCCTGCAGATGAAcgttgtattaattttgataactcGAATTGGAAACTTGTAAAGTAGATTTACCTGAATTGGGTCTCGAAATTGACCCTGAGGAATCGTCTATTGCACCGCTTCGACTGCGCGTTATTCCTATGCACCCACCCATTCTGTTTTGTGCAGTTTTTGAGGCATTTCATGAACCTTCACTATTAGAACACCCCCGGAATAAACGAATGTTGACATTTTACACCCATCATTCACTAAACTTCAAACGACAATGACAGAAGGTAAACAAATCACGCTAGGTGGCGCTTACACACAAAAAACATGGAAAACCTAACAAAAATCAAGAACCTAACTGTTCAAAATAGAATGCACCAACTTACcggtaataatcaaaatttgttaaaaatgcaaaattccACATTGTACACGATTTGAGTAGTTTTTACaacttaaaatgtataaaattttgataaaataaaatatttaaaaatgacattGTTGCCATCATTGTTTAccttaatattgttattatatattgttatttcgtgataaatatgtgataaataaaaatcttcaaCAATTTACGTGGTCACTTTCTTTCTTGTTACCACgtcatttaattgtaaatttcgcAATTATTAAACAGCCAAAACCTAACCTTGTTGAGATAACACTTGAAAAAATA
Encoded here:
- the LOC109596489 gene encoding ubiquitin domain-containing protein 1, with protein sequence MGGCIGITRSRSGAIDDSSGSISRPNSGSTRKNHPLCHETIRWKSDVPLTEGQLRSKRDEFWDTAPAFEGRKEIWDALRAAAVAAEAMDFELAQAILDGASVSVPNGYLTECYDELGARYQVPIYCLSYPINIVKEDNGRDSPAECSEPVDGGTETVLKLRLSHSCSDVKLSVYSTDTISMCKKKLQSQEGIESSRQRWFFGGKLLGDKLHVEEAKIPSGYVVQVIVNTENSPIMKKAL